In Mercurialis annua linkage group LG5, ddMerAnnu1.2, whole genome shotgun sequence, a single genomic region encodes these proteins:
- the LOC126681240 gene encoding cytochrome P450 86B1-like: MINSSNNFTSGLSFSSDDLAGNFASRRFFFFFLQDVQILELLLAFFVFVCLHSLRQKKRYGLAVWPVLGMMPSMVFAIRSNMYEWISDVLCRQNGTFRFKGPWFSSLNCVVTADPRNLEHLLKTKFPNFPKGHYFRDTVHDLLGDGIFNADDETWQRQRKTASIEFHSTKFRQLTTESLLELVHSRLLPVLENAVQKSADIDLQDILLRLTFDNVCMMAFGVDPGCLSLDLPEIPFARAFEDATEVTVLRFVTPTCIWKAMRYLDLGAEKKLKRSIKGVDEFAEQVIRTRKKELSVTSSDDDKKQRSDLLTVFMRLKDENGKPFSDKFLRDICVNFILAGRDTSSVALSWFFWLLNKNPDVEEKILAEIYKIVKERSHHFDPNMSALVFKPEEIKKMEYLQAALSEALRLYPSVPVDHKEVIEDDIFPNGTVLKKGTKVIYAVYAMGRMEAIWGKDCREFKPERWLKDGRYMSESAYKFTAFNGGPRLCLGKDFAYYQMKFVAASIIYRYRVKVAKDHPVVPKLALTMYMKHGLKVNLLRRNGI, translated from the exons ATGATCAACTCTAGCAACAACTTCACTTCCGGCCTTTCATTTTCGTCCGACGACCTTGCCGGAAACTTCGCTTCTCGGcgattctttttcttcttcttgcaGGATGTTCAAATTTTAGAGCTTCTCCTTGCTTTTTTTGTCTTTGTTTGCTTGCATTCTCTAAGGCAGAAGAAACGTTATGGTCTAGCGGTGTGGCCAGTTCTAGGCATGATGCCGTCTATGGTTTTCGCTATTCGGAGCAACATGTACGAGTGGATTTCGGACGTACTTTGTCGTCAGAATGGAACATTCAGATTCAAAGGACCATGGTTTAGCAGCCTCAATTGTGTAGTCACTGCGGATCCTAGAAACCTAGAGCATCTTCTCAAGACGAAGTTCCCCAATTTCCCGAAAGGGCATTACTTTCGCGACACGGTTCATGATCTTCTAGGGGATGGGATATTTAATGCTGATGATGAGACATGGCAGAGGCAGAGGAAAACGGCAAGCATTGAGTTCCATTCAACGAAGTTCAGGCAACTAACTACTGAATCACTGCTTGAACTTGTTCATTCTAGGCTCTTACCAGTACTAGAAAATGCAGTACAAAAATCCGCTGACATCGATCTACAAGATATTCTTTTACGACTAACATTCGACAATGTATGCATGATGGCCTTTGGGGTCGATCCAGGATGTTTGAGTTTAGATTTGCCTGAAATACCATTCGCCAGAGCTTTTGAAGATGCAACCGAAGTAACAGTGCTGCGTTTTGTGACACCAACTTGTATATGGAAAGCTATGAGGTATCTTGATTTAGGAGCAGAAAAGAAGCTGAAAAGATCGATCAAAGGAGTCGACGAATTTGCTGAACAAGTTATAAGGACAAGAAAGAAAGAACTGTCTGTAACAAGTAGTGACGATGATAAGAAGCAAAGATCGGATCTTTTGACAGTGTTCATGAGGTTAAAAGACGAGAACGGAAAGCCATTTTCCGACAAGTTCTTGAGGGACATATGCGTAAACTTTATTCTTGCAGGTAGGGATACTTCTTCTGTTGCATTAAGTTGGTTTTTCTGGCTGCTTAATAAGAATCCCGACGTGGAAGAGAAGATTCTTGCTGAAATTTACAAGATTGTTAAGGAGAGATCGCATCATTTTGACCCTAATATGAGTGCATTGGTGTTTAAGCCAGAGGAAATAAAGAAGATGGAATATTTGCAGGCTGCATTATCTGAGGCCTTGAGGTTGTATCCTTCAGTGCCAGTGGACCACAAGGAG GTAATTGAGGATGACATATTTCCAAATGGAACAGTGCTAAAGAAAGGAACAAAGGTGATATATGCAGTATACGCAATGGGAAGAATGGAGGCAATCTGGGGAAAGGATTGCAGGGAGTTCAAACCAGAGAGGTGGCTAAAAGATGGAAGATATATGAGCGAATCTGCTTACAAATTTACAGCCTTTAACGGTGGCCCTCGCCTCTGCTTAGGCAAAGACTTCGCTTACTATCAGATGAAATTTGTTGCTGCCTCTATCATATATCGCTACCGAGTGAAGGTGGCCAAAGATCATCCCGTGGTGCCGAAACTCGCCTTAACCATGTACATGAAACATGGTCTCAAGGTGAATCTATTGAGAAGAAACGGAATCTGA
- the LOC126680227 gene encoding uncharacterized protein At5g23160 — translation MDQHNQNQTKPKLKLKIKSKTSNFFLGCFGISMKPADSPEKSYKQRTSWFSRSTALLKQSAGGGTKTVPIDSDEKIPSKMSFKTLKKKKKLKIKTADSDIEVSVKQKNPPADPLKSPASAPEVTAVEGPKEVCDKKVVKENGKLLDVGADSPNKLSFRKKLDAIRNGSFNLTDPKSKSNRTISRSTSVLTALNSPENSPAIRKKDRNKETEITGNRFDQVIGMSIVMVTLIIMLFWGRLCAILCTCAWLYFVPVLRAPNEMRKNGPGLGEPNFDSDEYKRRVVLEGFLERNNRSLL, via the exons ATGGACCAACACaatcaaaaccaaactaaacccaaactcaaactcaaaatcaaatcaaaaacgtCTAATTTCTTTTTGGGTTGCTTTGGAATTTCCATGAAGCCGGCGGATTCTCCGGAAAAATCTTATAAACAGCGCACCAGCTGGTTTTCCCGGTCAACTGCTTTGCTGAAACAGTCAGCCGGCGGCGGCACCAAAACTGTTCCGATTGATTCTGATGAGAAAATACCGAGTAAAATgtcctttaaaacgttaaagaagaagaagaagttgaaGATCAAGACCGCGGACTCCGATATTGAGGTCtctgttaaacagaaaaatcCGCCGGCTGATCCACTTAAATCGCCGGCGTCAGCTCCTGAAGTGACTGCTGTTGAAGGACCTAAAGAG GTTTGTGATAAAAAGGTTGTCAAAGAAAATGGCAAGCTTTTGGATGTTGGGGCGGATTCTCCAAACAAGTTGTCTTTTCGCAAGAAGTTAGATGCCATAAGAAATGGCTCGTTCAATTTAACCGACCCAAAATCAAAGTCAAACCGAACCATTTCACGGTCTACTTCAGTTTTGACCGCTTTAAACTCACCGGAAAACTCGCCGGCCATAAGGAAAAAGGATCGGAATAAAGAGACAGAAATAACTGGAAATAGATTTGACCAAGTAATTGGTATGTCCATAGTGATGGTGACCTTAATAATAATGTTATTTTGGGGTAGGTTATGTGCCATTCTTTGTACGTGTGCATGGCTATATTTTGTTCCTGTTTTAAGGGCTCCAAATGAAATGAGAAAAAATGGGCCGGGTTTGGGTGAACCAAATTTTGACTCCGACGAGTACAAAAGGAGGGTGGTTTTAGAGGGGTTTCTTGAAAGAAACAACCGATCActgttgtga
- the LOC126681241 gene encoding uncharacterized protein LOC126681241 has protein sequence MGRAETVKKAENLVEKFMKRNDGSHDAWHVWRVRDLALSLAREEGLSSNPDSMEIVELAALLHDIGDYKYLRDPSEEKIVEKFLDEEDVEETKKMKILGIIKGMGFKEEITGDASCGLSPEFGIVQDADRLDAIGAVGIARCFTFGGSRNRVLHDPAVLPRLDLSKEQYMKKEEQTTVNHFHEKLLKLKDLMKTKAGKKRAEKRHKFMEEFLKEFYEEWDGQA, from the exons ATGGGGAGAGCAGAGACAGTGAAGAAGGCGGAGAATTTGGTGGAGAAATTCATGAAACGAAACGACGGGTCGCATGATGCATGGCATGTATGGAGGGTCAGGGACCTTGCTCTCTCTCTGGCTCGGGAGGAAGGCCTCTCTTCAAATCCCGACTCCATGGAAATC GTGGAGCTTGCTGCGCTTCTTCATGATATAG GTGACTACAAGTACTTAAG AGACCCATCCGAAGAGAAAATTGTGGAGAAGTTTTTGGATGAAGAGGATGTAGAAGAAACCAAAAAGATGAAGATCTTAGGAATCATCAAAGGGATGG GTTTTAAAGAGGAAATAACTGGGGATGCCAGCTGCGGACTATCTCCAGAATTTGGGATTGTGCAAGATGCAGATCGTCTTGATGCAATTGGTGCAGTTG GAATTGCTCGCTGCTTTACTTTTGGTGGAAGTAGAAACAGAGTGCTTCATGATCCGGCTGTTCTCCCtcgtttggatttgtccaaGGAACAATACATGAAAAAAGAAGAGCAGACTACTGTGAATCATTTTCATGAGAAACTTCTTAAATTGAAAGATTTAATGAAAACAAAG GCTGGGAAGAAGAGGGCTGAAAAGAGGCACAAGTTTATGGAGGAATTTTTGAAGGAGTTCTATGAAGAATGGGATGGCCAAGCTTGA
- the LOC126683340 gene encoding ATP-dependent Clp protease proteolytic subunit 2, mitochondrial, with translation MPISIKPSTATQLKPLQNPFSSPSSPSFLNLRPSKPTATVAAMRGLISSRAKLFATQLTKPSPMRDVRSYSLVPMVIEHSSRGERAYDIFSRLLKERIVCINGPINDDTAHVVVAQLLFLESENPSKPIHMYLNSPGGQVTAGLAIYDTMQYIRSPINTICLGQAASMASLLLAAGAKGERKALPNATIMIHQPSGGYSGQAKDMTIHTKQIVRIWDSLNQLYSKHTGQSVDVIEKNMDRDHFMTPEEAKEFGIIDEVIDQRPMTLVTDAVGGEGKEKGSK, from the exons ATGCCAATTTCCATCAAACCCTCCACTGCCACTCAACTTAAACCACTCCAAAACCCTTTCTCCTCACCGTCCTCCCCTTCCTTTCTAAACCTCCGTCCCTCTAAACCCACCGCCACCGTCGCCGCCATGAGAGGCCTAATCTCCAGCAGAGCCAAACTCTTTGCCACCCAGTTGACGAAGCCTTCTCCGATGAGGGACGTACGGAGTTACAGCCTTGTGCCGATGGTGATCGAGCACTCGTCTAGAGGGGAGAGAGCGTATGATATATTCTCGAGGCTTTTGAAGGAGAGAATTGTTTGCATTAATGGGCCTATTAATGATGACACTGCTCATGTGGTGGTTGCTCAGCTTCTTTTTCTTGAATCTGAGAATCCTTCTAAGCCTATTCATATGTATCTCAATTCTCCTGGTGGCCAAGTCACTGCTG GTCTTGCCATATATGATACAATGCAGTATATAAGGTCTCCAATCAACACCATTTGTTTAGGTCAAGCTGCATCTATGGCTTCTCTCCTTTTGGCTGCAGGTGCCAAAGGTGAGAGGAAGGCGCTTCCTAATGCAACAATCATGATTCACCAGCCGTCAGGTGGGTATAGTGGGCAGGCAAAGGATATGACTATTCATACCAAGCAAATAGTTCGAATTTGGGACTCGCTGAATCAGTTATACTCAAAGCATACTGGGCAGTCAGTAGATGTGATCGAGAAGAATATGGACAGAGATCATTTCATGACTCCGGAAGAGGCCAAGGAGTTTGGGATTATTGATGAAGTAATTGATCAGAGACCAATGACTCTAGTGACTGATGCTGTTGGTGGTGAAGGCAAAGAAAAAGGCTCGAAATAG
- the LOC126683377 gene encoding 60S ribosomal protein L44: MVNVPKTKKTYCKSKECKKHTLHKVTQYKKGKDSLAAQGKRRYDRKQSGYGGQTKPVFHKKAKTTKKIVLRLQCQGCKHVSQHPIKRCKHFEIGGDKKGKGTSLF, translated from the exons ATG GTGAATGTTCCCAAGACAAAGAAGACGTACTGTAAGAGCAAAGAGTGCAaaaagcacactttgcataaggTTACACAATACAAGAAAGGGAAGGATAGTCTTGCTGCTCAAGGAAAACGCCGTTATGATCGTAAGCAGTCAGGTTATGGAGGTCAGACAAAACCCGTTTTCCACAAGAAG GCCAAGACTACCAAGAAGATTGTCCTGAGGCTTCAATGTCAAGGCTGCAAGCACGTGTCTCAGCATCCGATTAAG AGATGCAAGCATTTTGAAATTGGTGGAGATAAGAAGGGAAAGGGTACCTCTCTTTTCTAA